In the genome of Sebastes umbrosus isolate fSebUmb1 chromosome 14, fSebUmb1.pri, whole genome shotgun sequence, one region contains:
- the mrc2 gene encoding C-type mannose receptor 2, whose translation MQGNDHRNKESRRTWTNRQLIFYKCTLYLFIFSLELKRSATAPLDSDEFAFYHEGAQGCLGVRDHSLVLSTSCDGDSQRWKWVTRGRLFNLGSSLCLGVTTGNVTTRGDRSPLGVYTCNREPFKIRWTWNCGHVLESLNNYLPSPSFWNSSTTPAPSKLKWTLHGSVQDLCSKTYREIYTIQGNSHGRPCYLPFLYDGQWFHNCTSIGREDGHFWCATTYDYGKDERWGFCPVKNSGCETFWDTDPLTASCYQFNFQATLSWSEARISCQQQGADLLSITKLHEQTYINGLLTGYSAALWIGLNDLDINGGWQWADSSPLKYLNWESEQPNHAEEENCAVIRTESSGRWQNRDCTVALPYVCKKRPNATLDPFTTDSWADDEKYECDVGWQAFQAGCYKLTSEKIDWDTAQKTCQRMEANLVSIHTLPELEFIIRNLKKEIDQLWIGLHDTDMQMDFQWTDHTPVIFTYWHPFEPNNFRNTQEDCVSIWGAEGRWDDSPCNLTLASICKKPGTKSDGKPQHQDCKQGWKWHSPACYWVGEDLFTFDEARKSCEDQGAALVTITNRFEQAFANSLVFGRSGDSFWIGLHDQGSPGSFHWLSGDEVSYTNWNRDQPVSVHGGCVTMATGFATGLWEVRECASSKAKFICRQNQDTSLSPEPPVPQPTPSLSGSCPNGWKSNSNLRYCYKVMHSSQLEKKLSWLQAHLSCRRHGANLLSISSPEEEHFVLQVLHEAFGESEDHEQHWFWIGLNRRNPMDNGSWKWSDGLAFTYQNFGRYYYNVRQCAAADLGTMTWLAMHCDSELDWICKIPRGSVEKEPDVSEGTTSPEWIGFQEAEYKFFDHRTTWDQAQRICSWFDSSLASVHSAEEEAFLANTLSKMLKVEGDNWWLGLHTYENDGRFRWSDHSVLNYVSWALGRPHPVSRDRRCVHLSATKAEWSDQKCHSDLPYICKRVNVTGTIPPTPSSPHPPSGCPDGWSSYQHKCFRVFDQPSRVTWSAAKLKCETQGGVLAVVSNHLEQAFVTTLLPNASVDLWVGLTSDSKGHFQWAKAGLLSYTNWAPGEPLDNSGPHHDKSPGNCVVMIHGNPQKNIGMWASRACEMENNGFICQRQQDSGLPPAPALIPASLSKPVELGGVTYRVVEKRLDWTGALHLCASLNGTLAMVKDPYQQAYLTLLINSLRRPAWIGIYNYGGRSFTWLGEEEVSYSNWKDGEPHQSAGCGHMTTTGQWTITPCDAKLEAAICQISDEPVLHEWIYPGQCPHSLGEWAWVPFRNHCYAFNLQTLRLQQDARTTCKKVGAELLSILDETENGFVWEHIQSYAEQAHGAWLGISVKGRGLVWSEDMEMSYTNWEAHDVAFSVLSPNSCFWIQSNSGLWKPGSCRNRTHGVICKQPRTTETSALTSDSDHLPTIIVVMVTGLVLMVLIVGVIYLYRRRAVGSRGSYEGARYSRTNSNQAEQVEKNILVSDMELNEQAE comes from the exons CGCCGCTGGACTCTGACGAGTTTGCTTTCTACCATGAGGGCGCACAGGGGTGCCTGGGGGTGCGGGATCACTCCCTCGTCTTGTCGACCTCCTGTGATGGAGACAGCCAGCGCTGGAAGTGGGTGACCCGGGGTCGCCTGTTCAACCTGGGCTCCTCGCTGTGCCTGGGCGTGACCACTGGCAACGTCACCACCAGAGGGGACAGGTCTCCTCTGGGCGTGTACACCTGCAACCGCGAGCCCTTCAAAATACGCTGGACCTGGAACTGTGGCCACGTGTTGGAAAGCCTCAACAATTACCTTCCCTCGCCCTCGTTTTGGAACTCCTCCACGACCCCCGCTCCTTCAAAGCTCAAATGGACGCTGCATGGTAGCGTGCAGGACCTGTGCTCTAAAACATATCGTG AGATCTACACGATCCAGGGGAACTCTCACGGCCGCCCCTGCTATCTGCCCTTCCTGTATGACGGCCAGTGGTTCCACAACTGCACCAGCATCGGCCGTGAGGACGGTCACTTCTGGTGTGCCACCACCTACGACTACGGCAAAGACGAGCGTTGGGGCTTCTGTCCCGTAAAGA ACAGCGGCTGTGAGACCTTCTGGGATACCGACCCGCTGACAGCCAGCTGTTACCAGTTTAACTTCCAGGCTACGCTGTCATGGAGCGAGGCTCGGATCAGTTGTCAGCAGCAGGGAGCGGACTTGCTAAGCATCACCAAGCTGCACGAGCAGACGTACATCAATG GTTTACTGACGGGCTACAGTGCTGCTTTGTGGATTGGCCTCAATGACCTGGACATCAATGGAGGCTGGCAATGGGCCGACTCCTCaccactgaaatatctcaactggGAGTCAG AACAGCCGAACCACGCTGAGGAGGAGAACTGCGCCGTGATAAGAACTGAGTCATCGGGTCGTTGGCAGAACCGCGACTGTACTGTTGCTCTGCCGTACGTCTGTAAGAAGAGGCCCAACGCCACCCTGGACCCGTTCACTACTG ACTCGTGGGCAGATGATGAGAAATATGAGTGTGATGTGGGCTGGCAGGCCTTCCAGGCCGGCTGCTACAAGCTGACCTCAGAGAAGATCGACTGGGATACGGCTCAGAAAACCTGTCAGAGGATGGAGGCCAACCTGGTCAGCATCCACACCCTGCCTGAGCTAGAGTTCATCATACGCAACCTCAAGAAAG AGATTGACCAGCTATGGATCGGGCTCCATGACACTGATATGCAAATGGACTTCCAGTGGACGGACCACACGCCCGTCATCTTCACCTACTGGCACCCGTTTGAACCCAACAACTTCCGCAACACTCAAGAGGATTGCGTCTCCATCTGGGGAGCT GAGGGCCGCTGGGATGACAGCCCCTGTAATCTGACTCTGGCCTCCATCTGTAAGAAACCGGGAACAAAGAGTGACGGGAAGCCACAGCACCAAGACTGCAAACAA ggATGGAAGTGGCACAGTCCAGCTTGTTACTGGGTGGGAGAAGATCTGTTTACCTTTGATGAGGCCAGGAAGTCCTGTGAGGATCAAGGAGCCGCTCTGGTAACCATCACCAACAG GTTCGAGCAGGCCTTCGCCAACAGCCTGGTGTTCGGTCGCTCAGGTGACTCCTTCTGGATCGGCCTCCATGACCAGGGCAGCCCCGGCTCTTTCCACTGGCTCAGCGGGGATGAAGTGTCCTACACCAACTGGAACCGCGACCAGCCAG TCAGCGTCCACGGCGGCTGCGTCACCATGGCGACGGGCTTTGCAACAGGTCTGTGGGAGGTGAGGGAGTGTGCGTCATCCAAGGCGAAATTCATCTGCCGTCAGAACCAGGACACGTCTCTGAGCCCCGAGCCCCCCGTCCCTCAGCCCACCCCGAGCCTCAGCGGCTCGTGTCCCAACGGCTGGAAGAGCAACAGCAACCTGCGCTACTGTTACAAG GTTATGCATTCCTCCCAGCTGGAGAAGAAGCTCAGCTGGCTGCAGGCTCACCTGTCCTGCCGGAGACACGGAGCCAACCTGCTGAGTATCAGCAGCCCTGAGGAGGAGCACTTTGTTCTGCAGGTCCTCCATGAGGCCTTTGG GGAGTCAGAGGACCATGAGCAGCACTGGTTTTGGATTGGACTGAACCGCAGGAACCCGATGGACAACGGCAGCTGGAAGTGGAGCGACGGACTGGCT TTCACGTACCAGAACTTTGGCCGCTACTACTACAACGTCCGGCAGTGTGCTGCAGCAGACCTGGGCACTATGACCTGGCTGGCCATGCACTGTGACTCTGAGTTAGACTGGATCTGCAAGATCCCCAGAG gtAGTGTCGAGAAGGAACCAGACGTCTCTGAAG GCACCACTTCCCCGGAGTGGATCGGCTTCCAGGAGGCTGAGTATAAATTCTTTGACCACCGCACCACTTGGGACCAGGCCCAGAGGATTTGCTCCTGGTTCGACTCCTCGCTGGCGTCCGTCCACTCAGCTGAGGAGGAAGCTTTCCTAGCCAACACTTTAAGCAAG ATGCTGAAGGTGGAGGGCGACAACTGGTGGCTGGGGCTTCACACCTACGAGAACGACGGACGCTTCCGCTGGTCCGACCACTCTGTGCTCAATTATGTGTCCTGGGCCCTCGGGAGGCCGCACCCAGTCAGCCGTGATCGCAGATGTGTCCACTTGTCCGCCACCAAAG CGGAGtggtctgatcagaagtgtcacTCTGACCTGCCCTACATCTGTAAGAGAGTGAATGTCACAGGCACCATTCCTCCAACTCCGTCATCCCCCCACCCACCTTCAGGCTGCCCTGACGGATGGTCCTCCTATCAACATAAG TGTTTCAGAGTATTTGATCAGCCGTCCCGAGTCACATGGTCTGCAGCCAAGTTGAAATGTGAAACGCAGGGAGGAGTCCTGGCAGTGGTGTCCAATCACTTGGAGCAAG CCTTCGTCACCACCCTGCTTCCCAATGCCAGTGTTGACCTCTGGGTGGGTCTGACCTCAGACTCTAAAGGTCATTTCCAGTGGGCCAAGGCCGGCCTGCTCAGCTACACCAACTGGGCTCCCGGAGAGCCACTCGACAACAGCGGACCGCACCACGACAAGAGCCCG GGGAACTGTGTGGTGATGATTCACGGGAACCCGCAGAAGAACATCGGCATGTGGGCCTCCCGGGCCTGTGAGATGGAAAATAATGGCTTTATCTGTCAAAGGCAACAAG ACTCAGGTCTCCCTCCGGCCCCGGCTCTGATCCCTGCCTCCCTGTCCAAGCCCGTGGAGCTGGGTGGAGTGACGTACCGGGTTGTGGAGAAGCGTCTGGACTGGACCGGCGCCCTGCACCTCTGTGCATCTTTGAACGGGACCTTGGCCATGGTGAAGGATCCCTACCAGCAGGCTTACCTCACACTGCTGATCAACAGCCTGCGACGGCCCGCCTGGATCGGTATCTACAATTATGGA GGACGGAGCTTCACCTGGCTGGGTGAGGAAGAAGTGTCGTATTCAAACTGGAAAGATGGGGAGCCCCATCAGTCGGCTGGATGCGGTCACATGACCACTACTGGGCAGTGGACTATCACTCCCTGTGATGCCAAACTGGAGGCTGCTATCTGTCAAATTAGTG ATGAGCCTGTGCTTCACGAGTGGATCTACCCCGGCCAGTGTCCTCACTCTCTGGGCGAGTGGGCGTGGGTGCCTTTCAGAAACCACTGTTACGCCTTCAACCTGCAAACTCTCAGACTGCAGCAGGACGCACGAACAACATGTAAAAAAG TGGGAGCTGAACTTCTGTCCATCCTGGACGAGACGGAGAACGGATTTGTGTGGGAACACATCCAGAGCTATGCAGAGCAGGCGCATGGAGCTTGGCTGGGCATCAGCGTGAAAG GTAGAGGCCTGGTGTGGAGCGAGGACATGGAGATGTCGTACACCAACTGGGAGGCGCACGACGTCGCCTTTTCCGTTCTGTCTCCCAACTCCTGCTTCTGGATCCAGAGCAACAGCGGCCTGTGGAAGCCGGGGTCCTGCAGAAACCGCACACATGGAGTCATCTGCAAACAGCCTCGCA CTACAGAAACTTCAGCTCTGACAT CGGACAGCGACCACCTGCCCACTATTATTGTCGTCATGGTGACGGGCCTGGTGCTGATGGTGCTGATCGTCGGCGTGATCTACTTGTACCGTCGGCGAGCTGTCGGGTCCCGGGGGTCCTACGAAGGGGCCCGCTACAGCCGCACCAACTCCAACCAGGCGGAGCAGGTGGAGAAGAACATCCTGGTGTCTGACATGGAGCTGAACGAGCAGGCGGAATAG